The DNA region CGAGCCTGCGCTGGGCCTCGCCGATCAGCCCTAACGCACCCGGTAGGTCCGGGTCGCCGTCGGGCGAGCCCGACACCGCGTAGCTCGCGCCTGAGGCGGCCTCTCGAAGTTGGTCGGCGTCGGCGAGGCGGCGGGCCTGGTCGACCAGCTCGACGTCCTCGCCCGGCTTCGGGTCGACCGCCGCGATCTCCTCGACGCCCTGGCGCAGGATGTCGGCCTCGCGGGCCATTTCCTTGGCTCGGCGGGTGCGGTCGGCCAGTTCCTCGGTGACGGAGATCCACTCGGCGCGCACGCGGTGGTAGTCGGCCAGGACCGGGGCGACGTCGTCGCCCGCGAACCGGTCGATCACCGCGCGCTGCTCGGCGGGCCGCAGCAGGCGCAGCTGGTCGTTCTGGCCGTGTACGGCGATCAGCTGCTCGGCGAGGTCGGACAGCACCCCGACCGGCACCGAGCGGCCGCCCAGATGCGCCCGGGAGCGCCCGTCGGAGTTGACCGTGCGCAGCGCGATCAGGCTGCCGTCGTCCTCCGGGTCGGCACCCGCGTCGCCCGCGACCTTGGCCGCCGACCCCGCCAGACCCTCGAACCGGCCCTCGACCACCGCTTTCGACTTGCCGCTGCGGATGCGAGAGGCCTCCGCTCGGCCGCCCGACAGCAGGTGCAGGCCGGTGACGACCATGGTCTTACCCGCGCCGGTCTCGCCGGTGACGACGGTGAATCCGGGGTGGAGCTCCAGCGTGGCCTCGTCGATCACGCCGAGGTCCTGGATACGCATCTCGGCTAGCACAACGCGCACCCTAGCGGCTCGACATGACAAACCGTCGTCACCGGGACCGCCATCCCTGCACGGGCAGGTCGAACTTGTCGACCAACCGGTCGGTGAATGGCTCGTCGCGCAGCCGGACGAGCTTGATCGGCAGCTTCCCACCGGCGATCTCGATCCGCGAGCCGGGCGGGATGTCGAAGGTGCGGCGGCCGTCGCAGCACAGCACCGCCGGGTGGCCCGCCGGGTCGACCTCGACGGCGACCACCGAGCGCGGCGACACCGCCATCGGCCGGGAGAACATCGCGTGGGCGTTGCTGGGCACCACGAGCATGGCCTGTACATCCGGCCACACGATCGGCCCGCCCGCGGAGTAGGCGTAGGCGGTCGAACCGGTCGGCGTCGCGCACAGCACGCCGTCACAGCCGAAGGAGGACACCGGGCGGCCGTCGACCTCGATCCGGACGTCGAGGATGCGTTCGCGGCTGCTCTTCTCCACGCTGGCCTCGTTGAGCGCCCACGTGTCGGCGAGGACCTCACCGTCGCGGGTGGCCACGACATCGACCGTCATGCGCTCCTCAACGTGGTAGCCCTGCTCCACGACCAGCGCGACGGCCTCTTCGAGCGCGTCGGACTCGGCTTCGGCGAGGAAGCCGACGCGGCCAAGGTTGACCCCGAGCACCGGCACCCCCGCGGGCCTGGCCATCTCGGCGGCGCGCAGCAGCGTGCCGTCGCCGCCGAGAACGAACACCAGCTCCGTGCCGACCGCGGCGGCGGGGCCGAAGTCGACCACCTCGCTGTAGCAGGACGGATCAAGGTCGGGTGCCTCGTCGTCGAGGACACGCAAGCGCACCCCCGCCGAGTGGAACCAGCCCGCCACTTTCTCCGCGGTGCGCCGG from Alloactinosynnema sp. L-07 includes:
- a CDS encoding NAD kinase, with product MTDREILLVVHTGRTENRRTAEKVAGWFHSAGVRLRVLDDEAPDLDPSCYSEVVDFGPAAAVGTELVFVLGGDGTLLRAAEMARPAGVPVLGVNLGRVGFLAEAESDALEEAVALVVEQGYHVEERMTVDVVATRDGEVLADTWALNEASVEKSSRERILDVRIEVDGRPVSSFGCDGVLCATPTGSTAYAYSAGGPIVWPDVQAMLVVPSNAHAMFSRPMAVSPRSVVAVEVDPAGHPAVLCCDGRRTFDIPPGSRIEIAGGKLPIKLVRLRDEPFTDRLVDKFDLPVQGWRSR